A portion of the Pseudarthrobacter defluvii genome contains these proteins:
- a CDS encoding prepilin peptidase, with protein sequence MIGRLGDLWQHTPLAFWLVLAACLYFAVMAVRLTIIDVRHHLLPNKIVFPSYGVAGALLLAAAAATWAGPAAENTGGILAVPALRVVAGAGVLWLFYFVLRFIYPPGMGFGDVKLAGVLGMYLGYLSWGHLFAGTFLAFLLGGLWSLALLAARRGTLKSSIPFGPFMLAGAAAAMLLPA encoded by the coding sequence GTGATCGGACGACTCGGCGACCTCTGGCAGCACACCCCGCTGGCCTTCTGGCTGGTCCTGGCGGCCTGCCTGTACTTTGCGGTGATGGCCGTCCGGCTCACCATCATCGATGTCCGGCACCACCTCCTGCCCAACAAGATCGTCTTCCCGTCCTACGGAGTGGCCGGGGCGCTCCTGCTGGCAGCCGCCGCGGCAACCTGGGCCGGCCCGGCGGCGGAGAACACCGGCGGGATCCTGGCCGTCCCTGCCCTTCGCGTGGTGGCTGGGGCAGGAGTGCTGTGGCTGTTCTATTTCGTCCTCCGGTTCATCTATCCGCCGGGCATGGGCTTTGGCGACGTCAAGCTCGCTGGAGTACTGGGGATGTACCTTGGCTACCTCAGCTGGGGGCACCTGTTCGCGGGAACCTTCCTGGCTTTCCTGCTGGGCGGCCTGTGGTCCCTGGCGCTGCTGGCGGCCCGGCGGGGAACCCTGAAGTCGTCCATCCCGTTCGGTCCGTTCATGCTCGCCGGGGCCGCAGCCGCCATGCTGCTGCCCGCCTGA
- a CDS encoding NUDIX hydrolase, with the protein MPAPEYVLKLRKKIGNDPLWVPGVRGVVVDDAGRILLAQRADNRQWALVSGMLDPGEQPARGLVREIFEETAVVAEAERVVSVGAVGPVTYPNGDVCEFLDVVFLCRYVSGEARVNDDESLAVGWFSLDELPELMPGHLTSIRQALAPSGAVHFEP; encoded by the coding sequence ATGCCTGCACCCGAATACGTCCTGAAGCTGCGCAAGAAGATCGGCAACGATCCCCTCTGGGTTCCCGGGGTCAGGGGTGTGGTGGTGGATGATGCCGGCCGGATCCTGCTGGCCCAACGGGCGGACAACCGGCAGTGGGCGCTCGTCAGCGGGATGCTGGATCCGGGGGAGCAGCCCGCGCGGGGCCTGGTCCGGGAGATTTTTGAGGAAACGGCCGTGGTGGCGGAGGCAGAACGCGTGGTGTCCGTGGGCGCAGTAGGCCCGGTCACCTACCCCAATGGCGACGTCTGCGAGTTCCTGGACGTCGTGTTCCTGTGCCGTTACGTCTCCGGCGAGGCCAGGGTCAATGACGACGAATCGCTGGCCGTTGGCTGGTTCAGCCTCGATGAACTTCCCGAACTCATGCCCGGGCACCTCACCAGCATCCGCCAGGCCCTGGCCCCCTCCGGGGCCGTCCACTTCGAGCCATAA
- a CDS encoding MDR family MFS transporter, whose protein sequence is MSTATTKAPAGPLLLTQKRIWIIFSALIAGMLLSSLDQTIVSTAMPTIVGKLGGVEHQAWITTAYLLATTIVMPIYGKFGDILGRRNLFLVAIALFTLASVGCALATDFWGFVIFRAIQGLGGGGLMILSQAIIADIVPAKERGKYMGPLGAIFGLSAVAGPLLGGFFVDHLTWEWAFYINIPVGLAAFAIAWFALTLPNKKAEKRIDVLGVVLLSAATTCLIFFTDFGGKKEEGWDSPLTWAFGAGLLVSAAAFVMVERRAEDPIIPLSLFRNRIFINATAIGFTLGLGMFSAIAFVPTFLQMSSGTSAAESGLLMLPMMAGLMGTSIYSGIRISKTGKYKMFPILGAVFTMAAMLWMTTLAASTPIWVICLQLFVFGAGLGLIMQVVVLVVQNSVPADQIGTATSTNNYFREVGAAMGVAVFGSIFTTRLSEALTSAFTGAGASAEQAGQSTRTLDPQALNQLPEQLRNAIVNAYADSLAPVFWYLLPFIAVALLLAITLKQIPLSDTAGMVARGEAVGGEEAERLAAGLPGAAAGTDGAGRDGDIVKDDDGELVSQGR, encoded by the coding sequence ATGAGTACCGCCACCACCAAAGCGCCGGCAGGGCCCCTGCTGCTGACGCAGAAACGCATCTGGATCATTTTCTCCGCGCTGATCGCCGGCATGCTGCTCTCCAGCCTGGACCAGACCATCGTCTCCACGGCGATGCCCACCATCGTGGGCAAGCTCGGCGGGGTGGAGCACCAGGCATGGATCACCACGGCCTACCTGCTGGCCACCACCATTGTGATGCCCATCTACGGCAAGTTCGGTGACATCCTGGGCCGGCGCAACCTCTTCCTGGTTGCCATCGCCCTCTTCACCCTGGCCTCGGTGGGCTGCGCCCTTGCCACGGACTTCTGGGGCTTCGTCATTTTCCGGGCCATCCAGGGCCTGGGCGGCGGCGGCCTGATGATCCTGTCCCAGGCCATCATCGCGGACATCGTTCCCGCCAAGGAACGCGGCAAGTACATGGGCCCGCTGGGCGCCATCTTCGGCCTTTCCGCCGTGGCCGGGCCGCTGCTGGGCGGCTTCTTCGTGGACCACCTGACCTGGGAATGGGCTTTTTACATCAACATCCCGGTTGGCCTCGCGGCTTTCGCCATTGCCTGGTTCGCCCTTACCCTGCCCAACAAGAAGGCAGAAAAGCGGATCGACGTCCTGGGCGTCGTCCTGCTGTCCGCCGCCACCACCTGCCTGATCTTCTTCACGGACTTCGGCGGGAAGAAGGAGGAAGGCTGGGATTCCCCGCTGACCTGGGCCTTTGGTGCGGGCCTGCTGGTTTCTGCCGCCGCCTTCGTCATGGTGGAGCGCCGCGCCGAGGACCCCATCATTCCGCTGAGCCTGTTCCGGAACCGGATCTTCATCAATGCCACCGCCATCGGCTTCACCCTCGGCCTGGGCATGTTCTCCGCCATCGCCTTCGTCCCCACGTTCCTGCAGATGTCCTCCGGCACCTCCGCCGCCGAATCGGGCCTGCTGATGCTGCCGATGATGGCGGGCCTCATGGGCACCTCCATCTACTCGGGCATCCGGATCTCCAAGACCGGCAAGTACAAGATGTTCCCCATCCTGGGCGCGGTCTTCACCATGGCCGCCATGCTCTGGATGACCACCCTTGCCGCCAGCACCCCCATCTGGGTCATCTGCCTTCAGCTGTTCGTCTTCGGCGCAGGCCTGGGCCTGATCATGCAGGTAGTGGTCCTGGTGGTCCAGAACTCCGTCCCGGCAGACCAGATCGGCACCGCCACCAGCACCAACAACTACTTCCGCGAGGTCGGGGCCGCCATGGGTGTGGCCGTGTTCGGTTCCATCTTCACCACCCGGCTCTCGGAAGCCCTTACCAGCGCCTTCACGGGGGCAGGAGCCTCAGCAGAGCAGGCCGGGCAGTCCACCCGGACCCTGGACCCGCAGGCGCTGAACCAGCTGCCGGAACAGCTGCGCAACGCAATCGTGAACGCCTACGCCGATTCCCTGGCACCGGTGTTCTGGTACCTGCTCCCCTTCATCGCCGTGGCACTGCTCCTGGCCATCACGCTGAAGCAGATCCCGTTGTCGGACACCGCCGGTATGGTGGCACGCGGCGAGGCGGTGGGCGGAGAGGAAGCCGAGCGGCTCGCCGCCGGGCTTCCCGGCGCCGCTGCCGGCACCGACGGCGCTGGGCGTGACGGGGACATCGTGAAGGACGACGACGGCGAGCTGGTTTCCCAGGGCCGCTGA
- a CDS encoding TetR/AcrR family transcriptional regulator: MTDSAISDGLRERKRTATRTAITSAARALTSEKGLNGYTVEEVCEAAGISRRTFFNYFPTKEDAIIGHAEDDVPADVIEEFVAGAAGSRAGEISPTLFSDLVRLSLRLAEGMTESEEETRQLIGVVKKEPQLILKIIGVTEQREAQFARDVARREGVAPDHPVVQMAVVLLSTIARKSSMAYFSDGNTRSYPDLLMENISAASLLFSQPFETPDPASAKGQS, from the coding sequence GTGACTGATAGTGCAATTTCTGACGGCCTGCGCGAGCGCAAGCGGACGGCCACCCGGACCGCCATTACCTCCGCTGCCCGCGCCCTCACCTCCGAGAAGGGCCTCAACGGCTACACCGTGGAGGAAGTCTGCGAGGCGGCCGGGATCTCCCGCCGGACCTTCTTCAACTACTTCCCCACCAAGGAAGACGCCATCATCGGCCACGCCGAGGACGACGTTCCGGCCGATGTCATCGAGGAATTCGTGGCCGGTGCCGCTGGCTCCCGCGCCGGTGAAATTTCGCCCACCCTGTTCAGCGACCTGGTCCGGCTCTCCCTGCGCCTGGCCGAAGGAATGACGGAGTCCGAGGAAGAAACCCGGCAGTTGATCGGGGTCGTCAAAAAGGAACCGCAGCTCATCCTGAAAATCATCGGAGTCACGGAACAGCGCGAAGCCCAGTTCGCCCGGGACGTAGCCAGGCGTGAAGGGGTAGCCCCCGACCACCCCGTGGTGCAGATGGCAGTTGTGCTGCTCAGCACCATCGCCCGCAAGAGCAGCATGGCCTACTTCTCCGACGGCAACACCCGCAGCTACCCGGACCTGCTCATGGAAAACATTTCGGCCGCAAGCCTGCTCTTCTCCCAGCCCTTCGAAACCCCGGATCCCGCCTCCGCAAAAGGACAATCATGA